The stretch of DNA AGCAGCCGTGGGCTGAACTTCACGAACGGGTGCGGAATCGCCAGTGAGACATACTTTTCCACACGCTCCGGGTGATACATGCAGAGCAGGAAGCCGACCAGCGCGCCCCAGTCGTGTGCCATCAGGCGCACACGGTCGAGTTCAAGCGCATCGAGCAGCGCGACCACGTCGGCGACCAACTGCTCGGACGAGTAGCCGGAAGCAGGCGCGTCGGTCCATCCCGCGCCTCTCAGGTCTGGAGCGATCACCCGATAGTGCTGCGCCAGCGCCGGCAGCACCCTGTACCACCCCCACCAATGCTGCGGAAACCCATGCAACAACAGCAGCGGCTCACCCTTGCCGGCCTCGGCCACATGCATGCGCAACCCAGGTAGCTCCACGAACCGATGCTCGACACCGTCGAGATCCGGAAGCTCAGGCTGCCCGGTCATGAGCTCGACCCTGCCACGCATGTCGACAACGCGGGGTTGATTTACCCAGCGCCGCTGGGTTCTATCGAGGTATGACACTCTCCCCCGACGACGTGGTGACCGAATTCTGCCAGAAGTGGGCCTCGCCTGATCCGGATGAGCTGGCCGGGTACTTCACCGAAGACGCCGTGTACCACAACATTCCGATGGACCCGGTGCAGGGTCGCGAGGCGATCAAGCAGTTCATCGCGGGCTTCACCGCCGCATTCGACGGAATCGATTTCCAGGTGCATCGGCAGATCAGCGACGGCAACGTGGTGATGAACGAGCGGACCGACACGATGCGTCGCAAGGGCGGCGGCGCGATACCACTCCCGGTGACGGGCGTCTTCGAGGTCGTCGACGGCAAGATCGCGAAGTGGCGCGACTACTTCGACATGGCGACGGTCACCAACGCATTCGCCTAGACCAGCAACGGCACGTCGGCGTGCCGCTCGGCGGTGAGGATCTCGAACATCGCGCGGTGCGTAGCCAACAGCTCTCTGCGTTCGAAAGCCTTGCCCGCCACCTGAACTCGGCAGTTCGCAATCGCCGAGTTGTAACAGTACTTCGAGCCGCCGTCGGTGTCGGTGTAAGTCAGGCCGATGACGTCGGCGGGCTCACACAGGATCTCCCCTTCGATCATCTGATCCCCGACGCGGCCGCCGAACGCCCAGGCGAACGGCCGGTATGTGCCGTGCGTCTGCAGGCTGCCCATGATCGACCGAACCGCGAACTCCTGACCCGCGTGACGGAACACAAACAGCGTTGCCGCTGGCGTCAATAGCGGTCCGACCGCCGCCCGCGCCGTCACGATCTCCAGGCTCGAATCGGGCGCGTCGTCGAAGCCGCACACCTGACCGAACGCATAGGCCGGGGTGTGCCGAGTGCCCCAGTTGTGGTTGACGCTGCCGGTCCAGCCGTCGAGCACCAGCCTGGTGTCGTCGAACTCCACGATCCCATCGAATTGCGCCAGCGGGTG from Mycobacterium sp. JS623 encodes:
- a CDS encoding nuclear transport factor 2 family protein, giving the protein MTLSPDDVVTEFCQKWASPDPDELAGYFTEDAVYHNIPMDPVQGREAIKQFIAGFTAAFDGIDFQVHRQISDGNVVMNERTDTMRRKGGGAIPLPVTGVFEVVDGKIAKWRDYFDMATVTNAFA